From a region of the Aulosira sp. FACHB-615 genome:
- a CDS encoding ABC transporter substrate-binding protein: MPRNPYIIGRPIDDREILVGREDLFSFIKKNLQDHQRVLLLHGQRRIGKSSIIRNIPKKSQDLDDFVFISFDLEDYSQEPLSGILAALAEKIVEDIQLEQDHIKLPKSTELEVIPDIFYNQFLSQVYQKLEGKNLVLLLDEFEALSNENSESSLEEFFKYLSAIINLDDKLYLILFIGQELLNTQNIIQIFNDVPIIQEIGLLNKISTENLITKPAQGVLSYEKDAIEAIFKLSAGHPYFTQVICFAIFVRAREKEAFNVSKEDVEAVIDKAIELGEASLAWFWDGFSIPEKVLFSAVAEAQENAGNPSKLLKSYSIDEKDSRIKQAIKKLGDNGFLDDTRQRIKIELVRRWIIQRHPLREEIGELDKIEQKKNHNKGEITIYSNNNVNDSHVLSTTHNIAINNSAKFDFTIFNTIFKTIDIFKNNSTKSKFFILTAILPILGISIIILRGDQFFRTCPVGQQKNLGFFCIADTNRISRGDRTFFPNITNIFRDQAIAAFKQGNYQQAVELFDKAVAANRSDPEVLIYSNNARALQQGSPLTLAVAVPADNRTGNAQEMLRGVAQAQNQFNKNNGFSGRLLEIVIANDSNDPEKAKQIAQELIKDQSILAVIGHNYSEVTQAVLPEYGQAKLAVISPTSTSIFLQNPVFFRAVVSDAAAGQKLAEYTYKNLKLKKVVIFANPKSSYISALRNLFATYFVGLGGEVVRPPMIDLTLNTFDAEKEVPSSLSKYGAEAAMLFPDVKYTEIAINIAKVNQLLKNNPSNTQKRALKLIGENSLYSEETLRGGGKDVEGLILSVPWFRGTQKAELFAQQAQQQWGGEISWRTATSYDATKALIKSLSSNASRNTVLENLQNVTLSSNETSGYGLQFTPQRERQGEPILVKVEKGKFIISD; encoded by the coding sequence ATGCCAAGAAATCCATACATTATCGGTCGCCCAATTGACGACCGAGAGATTCTTGTTGGGCGAGAAGATTTGTTTTCGTTTATCAAGAAGAATCTTCAAGATCATCAGCGAGTACTGTTGTTACATGGTCAAAGACGAATTGGTAAATCATCTATCATTCGTAATATTCCTAAAAAATCTCAGGATCTAGATGATTTTGTTTTTATTTCTTTTGATTTAGAAGACTACAGCCAAGAACCACTGAGTGGAATTTTAGCAGCCCTAGCCGAAAAAATTGTCGAAGATATCCAATTAGAGCAAGATCATATAAAATTGCCAAAAAGTACAGAATTAGAAGTTATTCCTGATATTTTTTACAACCAATTCCTCTCGCAAGTATATCAAAAATTAGAAGGCAAAAATTTAGTATTGTTACTTGATGAATTTGAGGCTTTAAGTAATGAAAATTCAGAATCATCATTAGAAGAATTTTTTAAATATTTATCTGCAATCATTAATCTAGATGATAAATTATATCTAATTTTATTTATAGGGCAAGAACTATTAAATACACAAAATATTATTCAGATATTTAATGATGTACCGATCATACAGGAAATTGGGCTATTAAATAAGATCAGTACTGAGAATTTAATTACTAAACCAGCCCAAGGTGTTCTGTCATATGAAAAAGACGCTATAGAAGCTATTTTTAAGCTATCCGCAGGTCATCCATATTTTACACAAGTGATATGCTTTGCTATTTTTGTAAGAGCTAGGGAAAAGGAAGCTTTCAATGTTAGCAAAGAAGATGTGGAAGCAGTGATAGACAAAGCAATTGAGCTAGGTGAAGCTAGTTTGGCATGGTTTTGGGATGGATTTTCTATACCGGAAAAAGTGTTATTTTCAGCAGTGGCAGAAGCTCAAGAAAATGCAGGAAATCCTTCAAAACTTTTAAAAAGCTATAGTATTGATGAAAAAGATAGTCGAATTAAGCAAGCTATTAAAAAATTAGGAGACAATGGTTTTTTGGATGACACAAGACAGAGGATAAAAATAGAATTGGTGCGTCGCTGGATTATACAACGTCATCCCCTGAGAGAAGAGATTGGTGAATTAGATAAGATTGAGCAAAAAAAAAATCACAATAAAGGTGAAATCACCATCTATTCAAATAATAATGTCAATGATTCCCATGTGTTGAGTACTACACATAATATTGCAATAAATAATTCTGCAAAATTTGATTTCACTATTTTCAATACAATTTTCAAGACAATAGATATATTCAAAAATAATTCGACAAAATCTAAGTTTTTTATTTTAACTGCAATATTACCTATATTAGGAATTAGTATTATAATTCTTCGTGGTGATCAATTTTTCCGAACTTGTCCAGTCGGTCAACAGAAAAATTTAGGCTTTTTTTGCATAGCAGATACCAATAGAATTAGTAGAGGCGATCGCACTTTTTTTCCTAATATTACTAACATCTTTCGTGACCAGGCAATTGCCGCATTTAAACAAGGTAATTATCAACAAGCGGTTGAATTATTTGACAAGGCTGTAGCAGCAAATCGCTCTGATCCTGAAGTACTAATTTACTCTAATAATGCCCGCGCTCTTCAACAAGGTTCACCTCTGACTCTGGCGGTAGCTGTACCAGCAGACAACCGAACTGGTAATGCTCAAGAAATGTTACGCGGCGTAGCACAAGCACAAAATCAATTTAATAAAAATAATGGCTTTAGCGGTAGATTACTAGAAATTGTCATTGCTAACGATTCTAATGACCCAGAGAAAGCAAAACAAATAGCACAGGAACTAATTAAAGACCAATCCATCTTAGCAGTAATTGGTCATAATTATAGTGAAGTTACTCAAGCTGTACTACCAGAATATGGACAAGCAAAATTAGCTGTCATCTCTCCCACTAGCACCAGCATTTTTTTACAAAACCCAGTTTTCTTTAGAGCAGTTGTTTCCGACGCAGCCGCAGGTCAAAAACTAGCAGAATATACTTACAAAAATCTCAAATTAAAAAAAGTAGTGATTTTTGCTAATCCTAAAAGTTCATATATTAGCGCACTCAGAAATTTATTTGCAACATACTTTGTAGGACTAGGAGGTGAAGTAGTGCGCCCACCAATGATTGACTTAACTCTCAACACATTTGATGCAGAGAAAGAAGTTCCTAGCAGTTTGTCTAAATATGGGGCAGAAGCAGCTATGTTATTTCCAGATGTAAAATACACTGAAATTGCTATCAACATTGCCAAGGTGAATCAACTACTCAAAAATAATCCCTCAAATACCCAAAAACGAGCTTTAAAGCTAATAGGTGAGAATTCGTTATATAGTGAAGAAACTTTGCGTGGAGGCGGAAAAGATGTTGAAGGTTTAATTCTATCCGTTCCTTGGTTTAGAGGCACACAAAAAGCTGAACTATTTGCCCAACAAGCACAGCAGCAATGGGGAGGAGAAATTAGTTGGCGTACTGCTACTAGTTATGATGCTACTAAGGCTT